The sequence cctaaacagagttacactagtctaagcccattgatttcattgggtttGGACTGGAGGAACTCCGTTTAGAATTGCTCTGTTGATTATGCAAATTCATGCCAGGGTGATCAATTAACTGAATTACACTTGAGTGTAGAATGTGGTTATCTTGGCCCCAGTGTGCCAGTAGACATTGAAAAGGTTTCTGTTGATCTTTAGGGGAAGCAAAGGTAGTGCTGGGCGTGTGGGAACCTAATAATCTTTGTCGGTCCACTGTGTAATCATGGGTTGCACTGGGAAAATGCAAGCCTGTGTCACAGTGCCGGGAAATTACTTtgaaggagtttttttttttaaatccttttgcTTTTTTTCCTCCGCCCCACCTCCCGATGGAGTAGAGCCATTCTGACTGTACTTTAATCTTTACGGTGCCACCCAGGGAAGTTCTGCCCTGGTCAAACTGCTTGGTGGCTGCAGATAAACTCTCCGCCGGGAACGGTTCAAAAGTTCAACGGCGAGCGGCtgtagctgctgctgccgccacgcCTGGCTCGAGGGGTGAGAACCGATCGCGGAAATTGACCGAgcgccaagagagagagaggagcaagCAAAAAAGCCCCACTCGGTTGGAGAGCTGCAAAGCAGCGCcggggcagggggcagccggctgctcCGCGCCTCTGCGGTGGGGGTCGGGCGGGCGGGCTTCAGCCCTGAGGGCGCCCGCGGAGAACTGAGCGCTGTCTTGTCTCCCTTCCCCAGGTGAGAACGGCAATGTCAGCGAGACGAAGAAGCGCTGCGGGGAGCCGGAGCCGCCGCTAGCGTCCCTGGAGGAAGCGGCCGAGAGGGGCAGCAGCATGGAAGGGCGCGCCGCCGCCGAGGAAGAGAACGGGGGCAGCGCCGGGGAGCAGAGCGCGCCGCAGCCACCCTTGCCGGCGCCCTGCGGCTTCAGCTCCTCGCTGTGCTTCAGGTCGGCCGGCAGCGCAGACAAAGCCGCGCCGACGGAGCCCGACGccgcctcctcttcctcttcctcctcctcctcgtcctgCAGCAGCGGCAACCGGCGCGTGGTGCAGAGCCAGTGGGAGATCAACAGCGCCGCTTCCGaatcggaggaggaggagggcggcggcggcggcccgacGGGCGCGCTGGGCCCCGCGCAGGCGGCGGAGGAGCCGGACCTGGTGATCGAGGTGTCCGGGCGGCGGCTGCGGGCGCACAAGGCGGTGCTGGCGGCCAAGAGCGACTACTTCCGCGCGCGCTCCTCGCGGGATgtgctgcgcctgaagggggtgAGCTTCGGGGCGCTGCGGCTGCTGCTGGAGTACGCCTACACGGCGCGCATGGGCGAGGTGCGGCACGACAACCTGGCCGAGGTGGTGAGCGGCGCCCGCGTGCTGCAGATGCCCTGCGCCCTGCACTGCGCCGCCGAGGCCATGCGGGCCCAGCTGCGTCTCGACAACTGcttgcagctgctgggcctggccaagAAGCAGCGGCTGGCCGAGCTACGGGAGGCCGCCTACCGCTTCATGAGCGACCACTACCTGCAGGTGCTGCGCGAGCCCGCCGTCTACGGCCGCCTGAGCGGCGCCGAGCGAGACCTCATCCTGCAGCGCCGCCTGCAGGCCGGCAAGCCCTGCCTGCTGGTGGCCGAGGTGAGTGACGCCTTCGAGCGCCTCAACGCCGGCAGCCGCCCGCAGAGCCGCGAGAGCAGCCGCCCGCAGAGCCCCTCCTCCGTGGTGTCCCTCGACGAGAGCAGCTACCTGCTCTACAGCTACCAGGAGGCGGCCAAGGAGTGGCGGGTGCTGACCCGCCTGCCCGACGAGGCCAACGCCAAGGGCTGTGCCATGTGCGTCCTCTACAACTACCTGTTCCTGGCCGGCGGCATCACCACGGGGCCCGGCGAGCAGCGGGCCCGGCTCTCTGACAAGGTGTTCTGCTACAACCCCTTGACTGACACCTGGAGCCAGGTGAAGCCCATGGCGCAGCCTCGCTCACAGCTGAAACTCCTGGCCCTGGACGGTTATCTTTATGCTGTGGGGGGTGAGTGCCTCTTCACAGTGGAGAAATACGACCCCCGGGCGGACAGGTGGAGTCCGGTGGCCCCTTTGCCCAAAGGCGCTTTTGCTGTGGCTCATGAAGCCACCACCTGCAGCGGGGAGATCTACGTGTCAGGGGGATCCCTCTTCTACCGCTTGCTGAAGTATGACCCCAAGCGGGATGAGTGGCAGGAGTGTCCATACAACAGCAGCCGCCGGCGCTCTGCTGACATGGTGGCCTACAAAAACTTCATCTACCGGTTTGATGTGAGCGGCGGTCGTGGGGAACAGGGACAGGCTGGGGCGGTGGAAGTCTTCCGGTACAATACGGTGGCCAAGCACTGGAGTCAGTGCGCATCCTTGCGCCCCAGTGGCACCCCTGTCCAGCCATTCCGCTGCGCCGCCATAGCCAACACCATCTTCTGTGTCAACCGGACTGGAATGTTGTGCTTTAACCTGTCCCAGAATGGTGAGGTGGAAGCAGATGGTGGATTGAAAGGCACCTTTGACACAGAACTTCTCAAAGCCCCATTTGATACTAAAGGGGTCCTCCTCCCATTTGTGCTTACCTTGCCCgagagagagaaagcagtggAATCAGAGAGCCCACTGGCATTGTGAGAGGTGGCCTTTCCAATAGGCAGCTCAAGCTAGGGCCCAGTGCCATTTGGGGATGTCAGTAGAGCAGGAACACCACCAAAAGAAAGGCCAGAGCAGGTGAATGTGGTCTTGTGTTCTCCAAAAATCAGTCGTGGTTGAGTGGGTGGAAGGGCTGTATTCCGGCAGCAGAGGCAAATCCGGGAGGTGAAAAGTCGTCTGTGCGTTACTTAACAACTTTGTAGCTGCAGAAGTTAAGTGAAGGCCAGTCTTAGATGTCCTTAATTCATACACTGCATGCATTGCTTTGGAGGCTTACTGTGGTGTCCCACCTAAAGTGTTGACCAGCTGGCTGCAACCGTTCTAAGCTTTCTAGCGTACTTAATGTAGAAAAGAACTCACCTCTCCACACAAGAGAACCAGTCAGTGAAAAGCTGCCAAATAAATTTATTGTTGGGCAATGTCTGTGCAACCTTCTAGTCTAGCAGTATCCTGCAGCTGTCTAAAAATTTGGGATGAGAAAGCTTTTAAAGGAATTTCCATGAAGGAGTTCTTTTGTACATATGTGTTTGGGTCTCTCTGGTCATGCTCTGCAGATGTGGAATAAGCCGAAGGCCACTGGATATGGGGTTGATCAGGCTACCCTTTAAGGAAAATGAACAGGAGAAAACAGAATGTTTTCTGTGACATAAGAAGTAGTGGAAGATTCTCTGGATTACAAATCTTTTTCTTTTGACAAGTTTAGTAGATTCTGTTGCATACATGGCATTGTGCAGCCTCAGGAAGTTGCAACCACAGTGCATGATTTAACAGAAGTCAGGCTTAAAAGGATGAAACAATTTAAATATTTGCCATATGTACATATTGGGAATAGAGGGAAAGTAtaacaaaagggagggggggtcctGTTCAATTTCACTTTTTTTCAGTTTTTAAGATGTGCATTTTTTCCCATGTACTGTCTGTCAGAAAGATGTGATCCACTTCATTCGTAACTCCTGGATTGTTTTCTAGTCATGGGTTTGCAACATAATAGTCAAGTTCAGATCTTAACAAATTGATGAAATTGAACATACTGGTGAATTGATAGTAGGGGAGATTTTCTTCTCCTTAAAGTTCACTGCTGTTAACTGCAAGTCAATGAAAACCAAATGTGGTTTACTTGAAAATCTTTGCACACACTAAAATACTCCACTTTTATCAAGAAATAGATCTTCTGGTTCAAGGGGAACCGAGTTATATTTCCATTCTGTGCTAGCAGCACTGTGGGTTGGAAATAAGAGCAATTGATTGTCATGAATAATTCACTTGTCAAGTTGGTTACATGTGGAGGACTTTTGCTTTCATTCTAAATTTTCTCCCGAATATTTGCTAACCCATCAGCACATTCAAAGAAGAATAGCCTGTAGGAAGTTAGAGCATCTTGCTTTTCACGTTACATGAATTTGAGATCAAAATGAATAATTACAGTTCACTTTAAACGTGACAAGTTCACATATGGAAACCAGAATCCAAAGAGCA is a genomic window of Eublepharis macularius isolate TG4126 chromosome 1, MPM_Emac_v1.0, whole genome shotgun sequence containing:
- the KBTBD11 gene encoding kelch repeat and BTB domain-containing protein 11, which codes for MPSITRTSGENGNVSETKKRCGEPEPPLASLEEAAERGSSMEGRAAAEEENGGSAGEQSAPQPPLPAPCGFSSSLCFRSAGSADKAAPTEPDAASSSSSSSSSSCSSGNRRVVQSQWEINSAASESEEEEGGGGGPTGALGPAQAAEEPDLVIEVSGRRLRAHKAVLAAKSDYFRARSSRDVLRLKGVSFGALRLLLEYAYTARMGEVRHDNLAEVVSGARVLQMPCALHCAAEAMRAQLRLDNCLQLLGLAKKQRLAELREAAYRFMSDHYLQVLREPAVYGRLSGAERDLILQRRLQAGKPCLLVAEVSDAFERLNAGSRPQSRESSRPQSPSSVVSLDESSYLLYSYQEAAKEWRVLTRLPDEANAKGCAMCVLYNYLFLAGGITTGPGEQRARLSDKVFCYNPLTDTWSQVKPMAQPRSQLKLLALDGYLYAVGGECLFTVEKYDPRADRWSPVAPLPKGAFAVAHEATTCSGEIYVSGGSLFYRLLKYDPKRDEWQECPYNSSRRRSADMVAYKNFIYRFDVSGGRGEQGQAGAVEVFRYNTVAKHWSQCASLRPSGTPVQPFRCAAIANTIFCVNRTGMLCFNLSQNGEVEADGGLKGTFDTELLKAPFDTKGVLLPFVLTLPEREKAVESESPLAL